One Corynebacterium uterequi DNA segment encodes these proteins:
- a CDS encoding 1-acyl-sn-glycerol-3-phosphate acyltransferase, with translation MLKDAGYWSIITVLRGYLAAKGLTFHIRGEQHIPTEGGAVIALNHTGYLDFVFGGIAPRRRRRLVRYMCKESIFKVPVVGGLMNMMGHIPVDRINGAASFDRAVSEARAGELVGIFPESSISRSFEIKSIRNGAVRIAHAAGVPIIPILLFGSQRVWTKGHPKKLLRSPYPLYIEVLEPMATTGDVAADTERLHEVLTQGLARLWDRHQRDYGAFPEGEFWVPARFGGGAPTLAETEAQDEVIYQERRRVRQLGVDLSELTEKIKTLRDDMAAGIYDRIEEAKTKLAETEPPKTPSLATIQIKVKTAVDDLVAESSRGLKESSDHITEAMEQLKHDTNELFEQLQASTRERYDGSQLERALARIVAESKEIIAKLPQRKSVVAFTEPDLITANADRCLIVDDAEALGTHLDAGAAVVLFTEEPGAVAVERLGLAGRKRVAVVVGGREVVDTAGEVIAEGIDGREAGLDAALAHLELQPERVLSFGAQEADLPILARADWAVAMADADASVVDAAATVIAPAIERGVGEFLTGLQPQDN, from the coding sequence ATGCTGAAAGACGCCGGCTACTGGTCCATTATCACCGTCCTGCGCGGCTATTTGGCCGCTAAGGGTTTGACCTTCCACATCCGCGGTGAGCAGCACATTCCCACCGAGGGTGGGGCGGTGATCGCGCTCAACCACACCGGGTACCTGGACTTCGTCTTCGGCGGAATCGCGCCGCGTCGCCGCCGCCGGCTGGTGCGCTACATGTGCAAGGAATCGATCTTTAAGGTTCCCGTGGTGGGCGGGCTCATGAACATGATGGGCCACATCCCCGTAGACCGGATCAACGGCGCCGCGTCCTTCGATCGCGCCGTGTCCGAGGCGCGCGCCGGGGAACTGGTCGGCATCTTCCCGGAGTCGAGCATCTCGCGCAGCTTCGAGATCAAATCCATCCGCAACGGCGCGGTGCGCATCGCCCACGCCGCCGGCGTCCCGATCATCCCCATCCTGCTGTTCGGCAGCCAGCGGGTGTGGACCAAGGGGCACCCGAAGAAGCTGCTGCGCAGCCCGTACCCGCTGTACATCGAGGTGCTGGAGCCGATGGCCACCACCGGCGACGTGGCGGCGGATACCGAGCGCCTCCACGAGGTGCTCACCCAGGGCCTGGCCCGGCTGTGGGACCGCCACCAGCGCGACTACGGCGCCTTCCCCGAAGGGGAGTTCTGGGTGCCGGCCCGCTTCGGCGGCGGTGCGCCCACCCTGGCCGAGACCGAGGCGCAGGACGAGGTCATCTACCAGGAGCGACGCCGCGTGCGCCAGCTGGGCGTGGACTTAAGTGAGCTGACGGAGAAGATCAAGACGCTGCGCGACGACATGGCGGCCGGCATCTACGACCGCATCGAGGAAGCCAAGACCAAGCTCGCAGAGACCGAGCCGCCGAAGACCCCCAGCCTGGCCACCATCCAGATCAAGGTGAAGACCGCCGTCGATGACCTGGTAGCCGAGTCCTCCCGCGGGTTGAAGGAGAGCAGCGACCACATCACCGAGGCGATGGAGCAGCTCAAGCACGACACGAACGAGCTCTTCGAGCAGCTCCAGGCCAGCACCCGGGAGCGTTACGACGGCTCCCAGCTGGAGCGGGCGCTGGCCCGCATCGTCGCCGAGTCGAAGGAGATCATCGCCAAGCTCCCGCAGCGCAAGTCCGTGGTGGCCTTCACGGAACCGGATCTCATCACGGCCAACGCTGACCGGTGCCTCATCGTCGACGATGCGGAGGCGCTGGGCACCCACCTCGACGCTGGCGCCGCCGTCGTCCTCTTTACCGAGGAGCCGGGCGCGGTGGCGGTGGAGCGCCTCGGACTGGCCGGTCGAAAGCGGGTGGCCGTCGTCGTCGGCGGCCGGGAGGTCGTCGACACCGCCGGTGAGGTCATCGCCGAGGGCATCGACGGGCGGGAGGCCGGGCTCGACGCCGCGTTGGCCCACCTTGAGCTGCAACCGGAGCGGGTCCTGTCCTTCGGCGCGCAGGAGGCTGACCTGCCGATTCTCGCCCGCGCGGACTGGGCGGTGGCCATGGCCGACGCCGACGCGTCCGTCGTCGACGCGGCAGCCACCGTCATCGCCCCCGCTATCGAGCGCGGGGTAGGGGAGTTCCTTACTGGGCTTCAGCCACAAGACAACTAG
- the serS gene encoding serine--tRNA ligase: protein MIDLKFLRENPDVVRASQVTRGADPAIVDQLLQADAARRDAIQAADLLRAEQKAFGKKIGQASPEERPALLAGSNDLKAKVKQAEEAQKAAEDKVVELQYRVDNIVEGAPAGGEDDFVVLETHGTVPEFDFEPKDHLELGESLGLIDMKRGTKVGGARFYYLTGDGAFLQLGLMMAAAIKAREAGFSLMIPPVLVRPEIMQGTGFLGEHADEIYYLERDDLYLVGTSEVALAGYHKDEIIDLSDGPLKYAGWSSCFRREAGSYGKDTRGIIRVHQFDKLEMFVYCDPAEAEQRHQELLSMEREMLGAIEVPYRVIDVAGGDLGSSAARKFDTEAWVPTQQTYRELTSTSNCTTYQGRRLNTRFRGADGKPQTVATLNGTLATTRWLVALLENHQQADGSVVVPEALRPFVGKDVLTPRG from the coding sequence GATCTGAAATTCCTTCGCGAGAATCCCGACGTCGTCCGCGCTTCCCAGGTCACTCGGGGAGCCGACCCCGCCATCGTTGACCAGCTGCTTCAGGCCGACGCCGCCCGTCGTGACGCCATCCAGGCCGCCGACCTATTGCGCGCCGAGCAGAAGGCGTTCGGAAAGAAGATCGGTCAGGCCTCGCCCGAGGAGCGCCCCGCGCTCCTAGCCGGCTCCAACGACCTTAAGGCCAAGGTGAAGCAGGCGGAGGAGGCGCAGAAGGCGGCGGAGGACAAGGTCGTCGAACTGCAGTACCGCGTCGATAACATCGTCGAGGGCGCCCCGGCCGGTGGCGAGGATGACTTCGTCGTGCTGGAAACCCACGGCACCGTGCCGGAGTTCGACTTCGAGCCCAAGGACCACTTGGAGCTCGGCGAATCCCTCGGGTTGATCGATATGAAGCGCGGCACCAAGGTGGGCGGCGCCCGCTTCTACTACCTCACCGGCGACGGCGCCTTCCTCCAGCTGGGCCTCATGATGGCGGCCGCGATCAAGGCCCGCGAAGCCGGCTTTAGCCTCATGATCCCGCCGGTGCTCGTCCGCCCGGAGATCATGCAGGGCACCGGGTTCCTCGGCGAACACGCGGACGAGATCTACTACCTGGAGCGTGACGACCTCTACCTGGTCGGCACCTCCGAGGTGGCGCTGGCCGGCTACCACAAGGATGAGATCATCGACCTGTCCGACGGCCCGCTGAAGTACGCCGGCTGGTCCTCCTGCTTCCGCCGCGAGGCCGGCTCCTACGGCAAGGACACCCGCGGCATCATCCGCGTGCACCAGTTCGACAAGCTGGAGATGTTCGTCTACTGCGACCCGGCCGAGGCCGAGCAGCGCCACCAGGAGCTGCTGAGCATGGAACGCGAGATGCTCGGCGCCATCGAGGTGCCCTACCGCGTCATCGACGTCGCCGGCGGCGACCTCGGTTCCTCCGCCGCGCGCAAGTTCGACACGGAGGCCTGGGTGCCCACCCAGCAGACCTACCGCGAGCTGACCTCGACGTCGAATTGCACCACCTACCAGGGCCGGCGTCTCAACACCCGGTTCCGCGGCGCCGACGGCAAGCCGCAGACCGTCGCCACCCTCAACGGCACCCTGGCGACGACGCGGTGGCTCGTCGCGCTGCTGGAGAACCACCAGCAGGCCGACGGCAGCGTCGTCGTGCCCGAGGCACTGCGGCCCTTCGTGGGCAAGGATGTGCTCACCCCGCGCGGCTAA
- the glf gene encoding UDP-galactopyranose mutase produces the protein MTYDLIVVGSGLFGLTVAERSASQLGKKVLIVERRHHLGGNAYSEADPDTGIEVHTYGAHLFHTSNQRVWDYVNQFTDFTDYQHRVFAMHKGTAYQFPMGLGLINQFFGRYYSPDEARQLIASHTEGLDPAAATNLEEKAIALIGKPLYDAFIKHYTAKQWQTDPRNLPASNITRLPVRYTFNNRYFNDTYEGLPVDGYAAWLERMAAVDGIDVRLNTDWFEVADALRAQSPDAPVVYTGPLDRYFDYAEGVLGWRTLDFDTEVLPTGDFQGTPVMNYNDADVDYTRIHEFRHFHPERADRYPADKTVIMKEYSRFAERGDEPYYPINTPEDREMLKAYRRRAADEARENKVLFGGRLGTYQYLDMHMAIASALSLVDNKLAPYFGDGVPLEQERGH, from the coding sequence ATGACTTATGACCTCATCGTTGTGGGATCCGGCCTCTTCGGCCTCACCGTCGCCGAACGCAGCGCCAGCCAACTAGGCAAGAAGGTGCTCATCGTCGAGCGCCGCCACCACCTTGGCGGTAACGCCTACTCGGAGGCCGATCCGGACACGGGCATCGAGGTGCACACCTACGGCGCGCACCTCTTCCACACCTCCAACCAGCGGGTGTGGGACTACGTCAACCAATTCACCGACTTCACGGACTACCAGCACCGGGTGTTCGCGATGCACAAGGGCACTGCCTACCAATTCCCCATGGGCCTGGGCCTTATCAACCAGTTCTTCGGGCGCTACTACTCGCCCGACGAGGCCCGTCAGCTCATCGCCTCCCACACCGAAGGCCTCGACCCGGCCGCCGCCACCAACCTGGAGGAAAAGGCCATCGCGCTCATCGGTAAGCCGCTCTACGACGCGTTCATCAAGCACTACACGGCGAAGCAGTGGCAGACGGACCCGCGCAACCTGCCGGCGAGTAACATCACTCGGCTGCCGGTGCGCTACACCTTCAACAACCGCTACTTCAACGACACCTACGAGGGGCTGCCCGTCGACGGCTACGCGGCGTGGCTGGAGCGGATGGCCGCCGTCGACGGCATCGACGTGCGCCTCAACACTGACTGGTTTGAGGTGGCCGATGCCCTGCGCGCGCAGTCCCCGGACGCGCCGGTGGTGTACACCGGCCCGCTGGATCGCTACTTCGACTACGCCGAGGGGGTGCTGGGCTGGCGCACGCTCGACTTCGACACGGAGGTGCTGCCCACCGGCGACTTCCAGGGCACGCCGGTGATGAACTACAACGACGCCGACGTGGACTACACCCGCATCCACGAGTTCCGCCACTTCCACCCCGAGCGCGCCGACCGCTACCCCGCGGATAAGACGGTCATCATGAAGGAGTACTCGCGGTTCGCCGAGCGCGGCGATGAGCCCTATTACCCCATCAACACCCCGGAGGACCGGGAGATGCTCAAGGCGTACCGCCGACGGGCAGCCGACGAAGCCCGGGAGAACAAGGTGCTCTTCGGCGGGCGGTTGGGTACGTATCAGTACCTGGATATGCATATGGCTATTGCGTCGGCGCTGTCGCTGGTCGATAACAAGCTGGCCCCGTACTTCGGTGACGGTGTTCCGCTGGAGCAGGAACGCGGCCACTAG
- a CDS encoding N-acetylmuramoyl-L-alanine amidase gives MQQRRRLGSSTAAPAASTSAVSLIAALALILTVIFGGRAIYLAQSDGIDPIPVTDTTLSFTDGANTVIDDAAIASQGGVPGPKTVKEFSSAAPFSLFALTWNSPQDIATYVRAEAEDGTWGPWYAAQPMHEEGIDGKRGTDLIYVEPTTRIQVSVAGVDLGLSKDEATDADTASQALVPDAEAAPTTARTSENEDQLGVDAGPNVDGAAAAGLPRIDSNYGEIAPVADVADAGPVSAEEIEVVLIDPNTQTGGIDQVAKSVTAGMPDVVTRSAWGADPNLRHNPVTYSAPVKAAAVHHTAGSNNYSEAQAPGIVRGIQSYHGKTMGWGDIGYNALVDKYGNIYEGRYGGLDEAVQGAHVGAFNSHTWGISLLGNYMNARPSDEAIEAIGEMLGWRAAISGFDPKGTTQLTASFSFPGSKFGAGQTATFPRISAHRDFHYNSCPGDYLYAKLDTIRDIAKKRADDIKAGKFGNAAATAATTATTTAESDEPSTTASLSPSSSTSTATTTATQGESDEEQSSSILGSSSSENKTTTASAPSAAATATASAAGTRTAAASPTAGTDTPTGQIHKALSGDASTLITIFGTIASILLVYAGDATDGGKAVPAGDIEILDGLKISDIGPIFGGLLSKSGPTEIEKTWSKVAKEHGEVLGDPVGGIGYANATPNGATKSFALFDEGIIVQQDNNAYALWGEVADAWAGQGFDAGPLGMPVATQQTTGDVLSVEFTGGTITFDAATGKLNISLAD, from the coding sequence ATGCAGCAGCGACGACGCCTCGGCTCGTCCACGGCGGCGCCGGCCGCCAGCACGTCGGCAGTGTCGCTCATCGCGGCCCTTGCCCTCATCCTCACCGTCATCTTCGGCGGACGCGCGATTTACCTCGCCCAGTCCGACGGCATCGACCCCATCCCCGTCACCGACACGACGCTGAGCTTCACCGACGGCGCGAACACCGTCATCGACGACGCCGCCATCGCCTCCCAGGGCGGCGTTCCCGGCCCGAAGACCGTCAAGGAGTTCAGCTCCGCGGCGCCCTTTAGCCTCTTCGCGCTGACCTGGAACTCCCCCCAGGACATCGCCACCTACGTCCGCGCCGAGGCCGAGGATGGCACGTGGGGTCCGTGGTACGCGGCCCAGCCCATGCACGAAGAGGGCATCGACGGCAAGCGCGGCACCGACCTCATCTACGTGGAGCCGACCACCCGCATCCAGGTCTCCGTCGCCGGCGTTGACCTGGGCTTAAGCAAGGACGAAGCCACCGACGCGGACACCGCCTCCCAGGCCCTGGTGCCCGACGCTGAGGCCGCCCCGACCACCGCCCGCACCAGCGAGAACGAAGACCAGCTCGGCGTGGACGCCGGGCCGAACGTCGACGGCGCCGCCGCCGCTGGCCTGCCGCGCATCGACTCCAACTACGGCGAGATCGCCCCGGTCGCGGACGTCGCGGACGCCGGCCCCGTCTCCGCCGAGGAGATCGAGGTCGTCCTCATCGACCCCAACACCCAGACCGGCGGCATCGACCAGGTCGCGAAGTCCGTCACTGCCGGCATGCCCGACGTCGTCACCCGCTCCGCGTGGGGCGCGGACCCGAACCTGCGCCACAACCCCGTCACCTACTCGGCGCCGGTCAAGGCCGCGGCCGTGCACCACACCGCCGGCTCGAACAACTACTCCGAGGCGCAGGCCCCGGGCATCGTGCGCGGCATCCAGTCCTACCACGGCAAGACCATGGGCTGGGGCGACATCGGCTACAACGCGCTCGTCGATAAGTACGGAAACATCTACGAGGGTCGCTACGGCGGCCTCGACGAGGCAGTGCAGGGCGCGCACGTCGGCGCGTTCAACTCCCACACCTGGGGCATCTCCCTGCTCGGCAACTACATGAACGCCCGCCCCTCCGACGAGGCCATCGAGGCCATCGGCGAGATGCTCGGCTGGCGCGCCGCCATCAGCGGCTTCGACCCCAAGGGCACGACGCAGCTGACCGCCTCGTTCAGCTTCCCGGGCTCCAAGTTCGGCGCCGGACAGACCGCCACCTTCCCGCGGATCAGCGCGCACCGGGACTTCCACTACAACTCCTGCCCCGGCGACTACCTCTACGCGAAGCTCGACACCATCCGCGACATCGCGAAGAAGCGCGCCGACGACATCAAGGCCGGCAAGTTCGGCAACGCCGCCGCTACGGCGGCTACCACCGCCACCACCACCGCTGAGTCCGACGAGCCGAGCACGACCGCGTCGCTCTCCCCCAGCTCCTCGACCAGCACGGCGACGACCACCGCCACCCAGGGCGAGTCGGATGAGGAGCAGAGCAGCTCCATCCTCGGTTCCTCCAGCTCGGAGAACAAGACCACCACCGCCAGCGCACCGAGTGCGGCCGCCACGGCCACCGCCTCCGCAGCCGGCACCCGCACCGCCGCCGCTTCGCCGACGGCGGGCACGGACACCCCGACCGGCCAGATCCACAAGGCCCTGTCCGGCGACGCCTCCACCCTCATCACCATCTTCGGCACCATCGCCTCGATCCTGCTCGTCTACGCGGGCGACGCCACCGACGGCGGCAAGGCAGTCCCCGCCGGCGACATCGAGATCCTCGACGGCCTGAAGATCTCCGACATCGGCCCGATCTTCGGCGGCCTGCTGTCCAAGAGCGGCCCCACCGAGATCGAGAAGACGTGGAGCAAGGTGGCCAAGGAGCACGGCGAGGTCCTCGGCGACCCGGTCGGCGGCATCGGCTACGCGAACGCCACCCCGAATGGCGCTACCAAGTCCTTCGCCCTGTTCGACGAGGGCATCATCGTCCAGCAGGACAACAACGCCTACGCCCTGTGGGGCGAGGTGGCCGACGCCTGGGCCGGCCAGGGCTTCGACGCCGGCCCGCTGGGCATGCCGGTGGCTACCCAGCAGACCACCGGCGACGTGCTGAGCGTCGAGTTCACCGGCGGCACCATCACCTTCGATGCCGCCACCGGCAAGCTCAACATTTCCCTGGCGGACTAA
- a CDS encoding Cof-type HAD-IIB family hydrolase produces the protein MTLTAPLPQGSPLLIASDIDGTLINSAGRVTERQRAIVHRLIDAGHYFALVTGRPHRWIKVILDQVRVNAPCVTSNGAVTLDVGSGTLLEAHELSPEVMRDVVARSREALADLGGMATAVERVGDPERLFDAGDYVLTPEFVSTWDEPDYTIVEEAELLSKPALKLVMRNDALTSAQMYERVARVVDPALAYVTYSMSAGLLEVSLPTVNKGAAVARVAERLGVAQENTIAFGDMANDIEMLRWAGCGVAMGNAAEVVKKAADVVTLSHDDDGQARVLEQLL, from the coding sequence ATGACGTTGACCGCACCGCTTCCTCAGGGCTCGCCATTGCTCATCGCCTCGGACATCGACGGCACCCTCATTAACTCCGCCGGCCGGGTGACTGAGCGCCAGCGCGCCATCGTGCACCGGCTTATCGACGCCGGTCACTACTTTGCCCTCGTGACCGGCCGCCCGCACCGCTGGATCAAGGTGATCCTCGACCAGGTGCGGGTCAACGCGCCCTGCGTGACGAGCAACGGGGCGGTGACCCTCGACGTCGGAAGCGGAACGCTGCTGGAAGCCCACGAGCTTTCGCCCGAGGTCATGCGGGACGTCGTCGCCCGCAGCCGGGAGGCGTTGGCCGACCTCGGCGGCATGGCCACGGCCGTGGAGAGGGTAGGGGACCCGGAGCGCCTCTTCGACGCCGGTGATTACGTCCTCACGCCGGAGTTCGTGTCCACGTGGGATGAGCCGGACTACACCATCGTCGAGGAGGCGGAGCTGTTGTCTAAGCCCGCCCTCAAGCTGGTGATGCGCAACGACGCGCTCACGTCCGCCCAGATGTACGAGCGGGTGGCGCGTGTCGTCGACCCGGCCCTGGCCTACGTCACCTATTCCATGTCCGCCGGCCTGCTGGAGGTGTCGCTGCCGACGGTGAACAAGGGCGCGGCCGTGGCCCGGGTCGCCGAGCGCCTCGGGGTGGCGCAGGAGAACACGATCGCCTTCGGGGACATGGCCAATGACATCGAGATGCTGCGGTGGGCCGGCTGCGGGGTGGCGATGGGCAACGCGGCTGAGGTCGTGAAAAAGGCCGCCGACGTCGTGACATTGTCACACGACGACGACGGCCAAGCCCGCGTCTTGGAGCAGCTGCTCTAA
- a CDS encoding phosphatase PAP2 family protein yields MWRWWIENRVDALNDPVAAFSELSRPAYLLLVGLVVAVLGRRRRLFVWPLTVAVTNLVVHVAKPIISRPRPPLDYQLVEHVSGAMPSGHAAAAAAVAVLAWRLCGARVGGSVMAWAAAVAVSRLYLGVHWLSDVVVGAIVGALVAWAVTAVMGRAIDREDQPDDGES; encoded by the coding sequence GTGTGGCGCTGGTGGATCGAGAACCGGGTCGACGCCCTCAATGACCCGGTCGCGGCCTTCAGTGAGCTTAGCCGGCCGGCCTACCTGCTGCTGGTGGGATTGGTGGTGGCGGTGCTCGGGCGGCGACGACGCCTGTTCGTCTGGCCGCTGACGGTGGCGGTGACCAACCTGGTCGTGCACGTGGCGAAACCGATCATTTCCCGGCCGCGCCCGCCGCTGGACTACCAACTGGTGGAACACGTCAGCGGCGCGATGCCGTCCGGCCATGCCGCGGCTGCCGCGGCGGTGGCGGTTCTGGCCTGGCGACTGTGTGGTGCGCGGGTGGGAGGGTCGGTGATGGCCTGGGCGGCGGCGGTGGCGGTCTCCCGGCTGTATCTGGGGGTGCATTGGTTGAGCGACGTGGTGGTCGGGGCGATCGTCGGCGCCCTCGTGGCCTGGGCGGTGACGGCGGTGATGGGGCGTGCGATCGATCGTGAAGACCAGCCCGACGACGGAGAAAGTTAA
- a CDS encoding arsenate-mycothiol transferase ArsC, producing MFDRYHIVREDLHRLYGGRVPADTIDSVLDEEIAAAEQRATVDTFLPVMVSRVAADRLESAFGAEAPAHARPEVLFVSASNAGRSQLAAVITHHLADEEVFVRAIGLAPTGAVDANVLEVMEQRGLSSDACYLEAIKARTVHRANVIVLMGVDQAPDLPGDRYVHWTIEDPVGKSITDIHRIADQIEDRVRDLLTELGVLVSAAA from the coding sequence ATGTTCGATCGTTACCACATCGTTCGCGAGGACCTCCACCGTCTCTACGGCGGACGCGTGCCCGCGGACACCATTGACTCTGTCCTGGACGAAGAGATCGCCGCCGCCGAACAGCGTGCCACCGTGGACACCTTCCTGCCCGTCATGGTGTCGCGCGTGGCCGCCGACCGCCTGGAGAGCGCCTTCGGCGCCGAGGCGCCCGCCCACGCCCGCCCCGAGGTCCTCTTCGTCTCGGCGTCCAACGCCGGACGGTCCCAGCTGGCCGCCGTCATCACCCACCACCTGGCCGACGAGGAGGTCTTCGTCCGCGCCATCGGTCTCGCGCCCACCGGCGCCGTCGACGCCAACGTGCTGGAGGTCATGGAGCAGCGCGGATTGTCTTCCGACGCTTGCTACCTGGAGGCGATCAAGGCGCGCACCGTCCACCGGGCTAATGTCATTGTCCTCATGGGCGTGGACCAGGCCCCGGACCTGCCGGGCGACCGCTACGTGCACTGGACCATCGAGGATCCGGTGGGCAAGTCCATCACGGACATCCACCGCATCGCCGACCAGATCGAGGACCGGGTCCGCGACCTGCTCACCGAGCTGGGCGTCCTGGTCTCGGCGGCCGCCTAA